One region of Acropora muricata isolate sample 2 chromosome 13, ASM3666990v1, whole genome shotgun sequence genomic DNA includes:
- the LOC136895210 gene encoding ATP-dependent DNA helicase RecQ-like has protein sequence MADADELFDSACDHVVECFKVENLKDLQRKALKKLVIGEDVFLIQPTGSGKSLIYQSAPMVFDIVKRTTFKSIAVVISPLTSLMQDQVKFLKSIGVTAEFIGEDQQDDAAKTAVEWGDCQIVFGSPESFLSSDRWRKMLSSKVYEERLCLVAVDEAQCISHW, from the coding sequence ATGGCGGATGCAGACGAACTCTTTGACTCGGCGTGTGATCATGTTGTGGAATGTTTCAAAGTGGAAAACTTGAAAGATTTGCAACGCAAAGCATTAAAAAAGCTGGTAATTGGTGAAGATGTGTTTTTAATTCAACCCACTGGATCAGGAAAGTCCCTCATTTATCAGTCTGCGCCGATGGTTTTTGACATCGTCAAGAGGACAACTTTCAAATCCATTGCTGTTGTTATCTCACCTCTGACTTCTCTAATGCAAGATCAAGTGAAATTTCTTAAGTCAATTGGAGTTACTGCTGAGTTTATCGGTGAAGATCAACAGGACGACGCGGCCAAAACGGCGGTTGAATGGGGCGACTGTCAGATCGTGTTTGGATCTCCGGAGTCATTTTTAAGTTCCGATCGATGGAGAAAGATGTTATCGAGTAAGGTGTACGAAGAGAGATTGTGCCTTGTTGCTGTAGATGAAGCGCAATGTATTTCGCATTGGTAA
- the LOC136895211 gene encoding uncharacterized protein, which yields MKSPALIVDIPNRQNISYGVQVITPNPSVTFAKMVSDLKVQKTAYERTIIYCPTIKLTTHLYGFFQAELRENIYADEVHDPKKRIVEMFHSRSDELNKEEILKSMGESNGCIRVLIATIAYGMGIDCKDVKTVIHYGPSYNCETYLQESGRAGRRGQDQCKSVILYSNIMTKHCHESMVTYLKQNDKCRRKVLLEKFDVDVSKLPAYEYPHRCCDICQQQCKCDGDTCNFVFFNLECSPTALVETESNERTVTEDQMTLLNSKLNYLKRALNQQFLQSAKKSNAPMFTPAKLFCGFGDNQIKQIMQHCSHMFSASDVYKYVDIWHPTVASEVLFTISTIFEDVDISHLDMEESEDTQEYYFDIFDAIFDFDVEDSLMAAIPLELLSVDEDTMDSDMEDYNN from the coding sequence ATGAAGAGTCCAGCTTTGATTGTTGACATCCCCAACAGACAGAACATCTCCTATGGTGTGCAAGTTATCACTCCCAACCCTTCTGTGACATTTGCAAAAATGGTGAGTGACTTGAAAGTTCAAAAGACTGCGTATGAACGAACCATAATATACTGTCCCACAATAAAACTTACAACCCACTTGTATGGCTTTTTTCAAGCCGAACTAAGGGAAAACATTTATGCAGATGAAGTTCATGATCCAAAGAAAAGAATTGTGGAAATGTTCCACAGCAGAAGTGATGAACTTAATAAAGAGGAGATACTGAAGTCCATGGGAGAGAGCAATGGTTGTATACGTGTACTTATTGCAACAATTGCCTATGGGATGGGTATCGATTGCAAGGATGTAAAAACTGTGATTCATTATGGCCCATCATACAATTGTGAGACATACCTACAAGAAAGTGGTCGAGCCGGACGGAGAGGTCAAGACCAGTGCAAATCAGTTATTTTGTACTCAAATATAATGACCAAACATTGCCACGAAAGCATGGTTAcctatttaaaacaaaatgacaagtGCAGAAGAAAAGTTCTTTTGGAGAAGTTTGATGTGGATGTCTCAAAATTGCCCGCCTATGAATATCCACACCGTTGTTGTGATATTTGCCAACAGCAATGCAAATGTGATGGTGATACATgcaattttgtgttttttaatttggaaTGTTCTCCTACTGCTTTGGTTGAAACTGAAAGTAACGAGAGAACTGTCACTGAGGACCAAATGACACTACTCAATTCAAAACTCAACTATCTAAAGAGAGCATTGAATCAGCAGTTTCTGCAGTCAGCCAAGAAAAGCAATGCACCTATGTTTACTCCAGCAAAGCTTTTTTGTGGATTTGGAGACAATCAAATAAAGCAGATTATGCAACATTGCTCGCACATGTTTTCAGCCAGTGATGTGTATAAATATGTTGACATTTGGCATCCCACTGTGGCCTCAGAAGTTTTGTTCACTATAAGTACAATTTTTGAAGATGTTGACATAAGCCATTTGGATATGGAGGAATCAGAGGACACCCAGGAATActattttgacatttttgatGCCATTTTTGACTTTGATGTGGAAGACTCACTTATGGCAGCTATTCCTTTGGAACTCTTATCTGTTGATGAAGATACTATGGATTCAGACATGgaagattataataattaa
- the LOC136896918 gene encoding uncharacterized protein, translating to MESPNLKEAIKGRICSDISKECKRLCSKADPSLLRGMTKEAMVNFSWQAVGKELQTKAPLFLRCILAAADPANGTATTYDAVRHPGVYTAAAILLKKRDKAISLIPYVISTILKVGKTSKTALVRLNHLGITMSPKSINKALDIIGEDYDLKLHEWKDGISSHMVQKEDAVEEKRRLELRKEELNEQLLLGDDVHNQFNQIQAAVSDKDQKILQIEEERPSSFNIVLDNIDLKVLASDMTSDNQNKDYHWCNHNAHLDRVNPLHLENDVPTADLQELPNSAFLPSLDDQNSLLSDFFVLVGRVIVENLPAFAIFKDVIPLHIKHKYSGELKKKTETVSDGLKRAMHIIIIYFDVTAL from the exons ATGGAAAGTCCGAACCTGAAAGAAGCTATTAAGGGCAGGATATGCAGTGATATTTCAAAGGAATGTAAACGGTTGTGCTCGAAGGCTGACCCATCGCTACTTAGGGGCATGACAAAAGAAGCAATGGTCAACTTTTCGTGGCAAGCCGTCGGAAAAGAACTGCAGACCAAAGCCCCTCTTTTCCTGCGATGCATTTTGGCTGCTGCAGATCCAGCTAATGGCACTGCCACTACCTATGATGCTGTCAGGCACCCTGGTGTTTACACGGCTGCAGCGATTTTGCTGAAGAAACGCGATAAAGCGATCAGTTTAATTCCTTACGTGATCAGCACCATCCTAAAAGTTGGTAAAACGTCGAAAACG GCCCTTGTTAGATTAAATCATCTTGGGATTACTATGTCTCCAAAAAGCATCAATAAAGCCCTTGATATAATTGGAGAAGATTATGATCTCAAGCTACATGAATGGAAGGACGGCATATCAAGCCACATGGTGCAAAAAGAGGACGCAGTGGAAGAAAAGCGGAGGCTGGAATTAAGAAAAGAGGAACTTAATGAGCAGTTACTTTTGGGGGACGATGTCCACAATCAGTTTAACCAAATTCAAGCTGCAGTATCTGATAAAGACCAAAAAATTCTGCAAATTGAAGAAGAACGGCCAAGCAGTTTTAATATTGTGTTGGACAACATTGATTTAAAAGTTCTGGCCTCAGATATGACATCTGATAACCAGAATAAAGATTATCATTGGTGTAATCATAATGCCCATCTCGACAGGGTGAATCCACTGCATCTTGAAAATGATGTGCCAACAGCAGATTTGCAAGAGCTTCCTAACAGTGCATTTCTGCCAAGTTTAGATGATCAGAATTCTCTCCTAtcagatttttttgttcttgtggGAAGGGTTATTGTAGAGAATTTGCCTgcatttgccattttcaaagaTGTCATTCCTCTTCACATCAAACATAAGTACTCTGgtgaattgaagaaaaaaactgaaacagTAAGTGATGGACTTAAGAGAGCAATGCACATTATCATAATCTATTTCGATGTAACAGCGCTGTAA
- the LOC136895212 gene encoding uncharacterized protein: protein MADKRKRESGKTYCAAGSRNAVNCSNKSGLPGITMHYFPSDESLRQKWIRFVRIHRKDFVPRKSSALCSAHFDESCFHVKGISLFDDSGKKTMPKRYLIRGSIPSKDTVVPYTSPLTSRKRWRLLREALFDADGQNKKIKFQDRLEASSSSTTTGESVHTSLPVQTPPSVGTEVTFTPSFYVGESSAPLVTSPNSSTATFVTPSQSDINGDSSSVQSIKNVQSVKKEKRKERH from the exons ATGGCGGACAAGAGGAAAAGAGAGTCAGGGAAGACGTATTGCGCGGCTGGTAGCCGAAATGCTGTCAACTGCAGCAACAAATCAGGCTTGCCAGGAATAACGATGCACTATTTCCCTTCAGACGAATCTTTACGGCAGAAATGGATTCGGTTCGTCCGAATTCACAGGAAAGATTTCGTCCCACGCAAATCTTCAGCTTTGTGTTCTGCACACTTCGATGAAAGTTGCTTTCACGTCAAGGGAATCTCTTTGTTCGATGACAGTGGGAAAAAAACTATGCCCAAACGGTATTTGATCCGTGGATCAATTCCTTCAAAGGATACCGTCGTCCCTTATACTTCTCCTCTGACTTCACGAAAGCGCTGGCGG TTGCTAAGGGAAGCTCTATTTGATGCTGATGGTCAGAACAAAAAGATAAAGTTTCAAGATAGACTTGAGGCTTCAAGCTCAAGCACAACCACTGGTGAAAGTGTGCACACTAGCTTGCCTGTTCAGACTCCCCCAAGTGTGGGAACAGAAGTCACATTTACCCCCAGCTTCTATGTTGGAGAATCATCAGCCCCACTTGTTACATCCCCTAACTCCTCAACTGCTACTTTTGTTACTCCATCACAATCTGACATTAATGGGGATTCTTCATCTGTACAAAGCATAAAAAATGTGCAAAGtgtgaagaaagagaaaagaaaagaaaggcacTGA
- the LOC136895873 gene encoding uncharacterized protein, translated as MKKHTRLKKRHSKLEAKYRKLLMQQNCEEVNTSSGETQSDDLAEEEEKEEAVNEEEEPQSPDSDIEEEIDWAALEESAEEYDSESDKNDDESDEANEIRFEEGTPVHEEPKFIVFFTNLLALFSLFCFKCKKSEPRVTMKKRGTLVIVNQHCSKCGDYCYEWRSQPNTLGGKHAAGNVLLSFAILSSGASVSKVLLVFRHMGLSAYSTRTFFAHQRNFLFPVIISHWEKYQAGLIEQLKDMGHLIWSGDGRFDSMGHSAKYGAYTMFCNTVLKVIHFEILQANETGGSSPMELEGAKRAFSFLQSAGVAVKVFISDRHRGIAKWIRECQAGCAHYFDIWHVARSISKAMIKLGKEKGCEKIADWVKGARNHLYWCVTSSRQGFGELVTAKWKSFMQHVADKHDNHPSPLFKKCAHDEEIENRRWIRIGTKAYDKLNSLLTNVRLVNDIRKLSPDSQTSCLEGFHSTLNHWHPKMVCFSWLGTYCRHILAVLHFNENVNRQRKTAENGEEYFRVTYPKFKLGDEVVQEVAVPPTYGYVQAIREELFSVTNKSQLQSYKIVAERYKTKVPPSLSSQFKERVTKPEAVNKYKERQKRASTHLYPSVEDQSVLQSTTTAPVREAKKQRKCRKCGRPMKGHTTSLCNSLTD; from the exons ATGAAAAAACACACTCGCCTAAAGAAGCGGCATAGTAAGCTGGAGGCAAAGTATAGGAAGCTGTTAATGCAACAG AACTGTGAAGAGGTCAACACAAGTTCTGGTGAAACTCAAAGTGATGATTTGGCAGAGGAAGAGGAAAAGGAGGAAGCTGtaaatgaagaagaagaaccaCAGTCTCCAGATAGTGATATTGAGGAAGAAATTGACTGGGCTGCCTTGGAGGAAAGTGCTGAGGAATATGACTCAGAGAGTGACAAAAACGATGACGAAAGTGATGAAGCAAATGAGATCAG GTTTGAAGAGGGGACACCAGTACATGAGGAACCTAAGTTTATTGTCTTCTTTACCAACCTTCTGGCGTTGTTTTCACTATTTTGCTTTAAATGCAAGAAGAGTGAACCAAGAGTGACAATGAAGAAACGTGGGACATTGGTGATTGTAAACCAACATTGTTCAAAATGTGGTGATTACTGCTATGAGTGGAGATCACAGCCAAACACACTGGGAGGAAAACATGCTGCTGGAAATGTTCTGTTGAGCTTTGCAATTCTTTCGTCAGGGGCCTCTGTCAGCAAAGTGTTGCTTGTTTTTAGGCATATGGGCTTGTCAGCTTATTCCACAAGAACATTTTTTGCCCATCAAAGAAATTTTCTGTTTCCAGTCATCATAAGCCACTGGGAAAAGTATCAAGCAGGACTCATTGAGCAACTCAAGGATATGGGACATCTTATTTGGAGTGGTGATGGACGCTTTGACTCAATGGGTCACAGTGCAAAGTATGGGGCATATACCATGTTCTGCAACACCGTTCTTAAAGTGattcattttgaaattcttCAG GCAAATGAGACTGGAGGAAGCTCACCCATGGAATTGGAAGGTGCAAAGCGGGCCTTTTCATTTCTCCAGTCTGCAGGGGTAGCTGTGAAAGTCTTTATATCTGACAGACATCGTGGTATTGCTAAGTGGATCAGAGAGTGCCAGGCAGGCTGTGCCCATTATTTTGACATCTGGCATGTTGCACGATCAATTTCAAAGGCAATGATAAAGCTAGGGAAAGAGAAGGGATGTGAGAAGATAGCTGATTGGGTCAAAGGAGCACGCAATCATCTTTACTGGTGTGTCACATCTAGTAGGCAAGGATTTGGAGAACTTGTCACTGCCAAGTGGAAATCGTTTATGCAGCATGTAGCAGATAAGCATGACAACCACCCATCTCCTCTCTTCAAAAAATGTGCACatgatgaagaaattgaaaacagaagATGGATACGAATCg GTACAAAAGCGTATGATAAGCTGAATAGTCTCCTGACAAATGTACGTCtggtaaatgacatcaggaagCTGTCCCCAGATTCACAGACCAGTTGCCTTGAAGGCTTTCATTCGACGCTTAACCATTGGCATCCGAAGATGGTTTGCTTTTCTTGGCTTGGTACATACTGCAG ACATATTCTGGCAGTGTTACATTTCAACGAGAATGTTAATCGCCAAAGAAAGACAGCTGAGAATGGGGAGGAGTATTTCAGAGTGACATACCCCAAATTTAAATTGGGTGATGAAGTTGTCCAAGAGGTTGCAGTCCCACCAACTTATG gTTATGTTCAGGCAATTAGGGAAGAACTGTTCAGTGTCACCAACAAATCTCAACTACAGTCTTACAAAATTGTGGCAGAGAGATATAAAACAAAGGTTCCTCCTTCTTTGAGTTCTCAATTCAAAGAAAGAGTGACTAAACCAGAGGCAGTCAATAAATACAAGGAAAGGCAGAAAAGAGCATCTACTCATTTATATCCATCTG TTGAGGACCAGAGTGTCTTGCAATCAACCACAACTGCCCCAGTGAgagaagcaaagaaacaaagaaagtgcCGCAAATGTGGAAGACCTATGAAAGGTCATACTACCTCCCTTTGCAACAGTTTGACTGACTGA